One Coffea eugenioides isolate CCC68of chromosome 2, Ceug_1.0, whole genome shotgun sequence genomic window, CTTTAATTGTTTGAATTGAGATTTATGCTTAAACATTTTCTGTCTGAAATTGTTTCAGAACACGTGTTTTGCGGCATATGGCTTCTGAGTTAAACTTGAACATGAGGAATGATGGATTTGTTAAGGTTGACAACTTGTTGAAGCTTAGTTTGAAAACGTTTGCCAATGTTCCATTAAGATCACATACTGTTGATGAGGTCCGAGAGGTATACAACCTGAACTTTCACTTTAGATCATAAATATATTGTAAATTGGGATGTTGAAATTAAATTAGACAATTATTCTGAtcaaaaaaggaagaaggaTTGGATCTCAACATTCAGTTGTATGTTATAACTAGAAACGTCAGTCAATATTGCTAGTCATGATTCTGCAGTCTATTATCTTAATGATGGCTTTGGTACATTGTATGGACACACTgattttgtttatttcttacTTCATTTGCTTTCTATAATCACTGAGTACTAGACTTATTTGTTATCTTCTTAAATTTTCTAGGCTGTCAGGAGAGACAATAAACAAAGATTTAGCCTGGTGGAAGAAAATGGAGAGCTTTGGATACGTGCAAACCAAGGCCACACAATCACAGTAATGTACCCTGAAAATGGAGATTCTATTCTTGCTAAAACAGATTTTGATAGAAAATCTTGAAAAGGATAAATTTGCCCACTGTGCCTCTACCCTTGTTAATATTCTGGCAAAATCTTTTCTTTATGTCTGTCACTAGTTTTCTTCTGCTTCTATGTCATTCTTGGGAAGGTTAACAAATGTAATGTGGATCAGTTCATTCTGGCTTATTCTTATTTACTGATTTGTAATTGCCTAGGTAACTTGATTTTTGGTGCTTTTGAAGTTTACAAATAACTAGTATCGAAGACAAATACTACCTATATCTATTTTTGGATCCAAAATAAATAAGTCATTCTATGTATCCTTAACTGTAAGCAAGTGGTGGAATTTGTATTTTCGAGAAGGAATACATGTGGATTGTACTAGGGAATTCAGAGCATAACCATTGAGTTCTAAGTTGACTGTGAAATTATAGTTCATTTCTGCTAAGAGATGAGGAATTTGTCAAAATATTTGTTTTACTCAAATAATAGTACTATTCAGCAAACTAATTTGAATTAACTGATCTCACTAAAATGAAAATACTTATAGTGTCTATAATTGAGAAttcttgctttatttctttctaaaattttagattttagatCACAACTAGAAGTTTATGATGTGGTCTTTATTGCAACTTTAAATAACTGGCATCTCTTTCTGCTGTATATTGTCGGTAATTTACCTCTTTACTGACTATCTTCCTGGAACATTTGTTTGCCTCATGCAACATCTGCGCTTAACTTTACCTTTTTAAGCCATAACATTGAtcttattttatctttttctcttGTGGATTGGCACTTTACAGACAGTTGAAACTGAAAGCTTGTTGAAGCCTATTCTTTCTGCTGATGAAGTTCCAGGTGAGCGCACTAGACCAATAGAACTTTGTTCTCAAACATAGTTTTTTTATACCGCGTTATAAAGTTCTTTTACATGTTTATATTTAGTCTGTGTACACGGGACGTACAAGAgaaatttggaatcaattttGGAACAAGGGCTGAAACGCATGAAGAGAGTGCATGTCCACTTTTCATGTTGTTTGCCGACAGATGGTGAAGTAATAAGTGGTAAGTTATTAGATTAATTGATTAAAGCATGGCATTGTGTTGTTATTCTTGTAACATGAGTAATTTTGTCTATCAGTGaattattctttttatttttatttttggtaaacCATGGACAAGAAGGGAATTCACCTCAAAAAGAATCCAACAGAAATGAGGGCTATTTTCAATGTACTATTATCTAATTACATCGAATCACACTGATTCCTTTCAGAAGCTCAAATTGCTTTGGTCAATAATGAATTTCCAAAAAGTGAATTGCTCTCAACTGCTGGTGGTGGTTACGTTTAGTTCTAAATGCAGTAAGAAATATGCTTCTCATAAATTATATGCTTCTTTAATGCCTAGTGAAGTACAGAGACATTATCCTAGAGCTGACAAAACTTATTTGTTAGCGGGCTGGATATGAAATGctttttgagtcaatttgtaGTTAAGATCAAATTTGGAAGATTTCAAGATAGTTTTGTCATGTACATTCCAGATTGATATAAGATCACTTTGACAGGTATGAGACGAGATGTAAATATCCTGATCTTTCTTGATGTGAGAAAAGCTTTGGAAGGTGAGTCTTGTTCACTTCTGGGAAGCAAGCAAGAATATGTTACTACATTCTAGTTTTCTTACAACAATATGCGATGATTGTTACTTTCTAACGTGTTTCAGAGGGAATGAAACTTTATATCTCAGACAACAAGGTGATCTTGACTGAGGGTTTTGAAGGTGTTGTACCAGCGAAATATTTTCAGAAGATTGAATCATGGCCAGACAGGAAACCCATTTCCTTTTGATCTTTGTCCGTTGTATATTAACATGTATAATTTGACGCTGGCTAGGTATTTTTTTGTTCCAGCAATGGCTACTGTTTAGCTTGAAATAGAGCTCCTTTGGAGCTCTGGTTCTCTCTTTTACCCATTTTTCCCCCTTTCGAGTAACGAGGGTTTTTAGCTTAAATTGCAATGGAAGGCGGAGGAGTAAACTCTGTAAAAGATCAGGCCTGTATTTGAAGTTTTAGACGGGGTTCGTTTTCAAGAACAACCGATTTTACGtacttaaaaaaagaaagaaggtcAGCACTTAAATGTGGGGCATTAATTAAGgtggcccaaaaaaaaaagaaaaaggggcgGTGCAATGGCTTTGGGAGTTTTCATTGAAAGTGAGtacattattttcttttagggttaattacactTTGCTCCCTTGAACTTGGGCACTTGTAACACTTTATTCCCTAAACTCCAAATATGTGCATTTTATCTCTTGCGGTCAACTTTTTGATCGTGTTAAAATAAAGTTATCTTTTTCATGACCAAAATAGCTTCTAACTAATTTTTAAACGCGCATAATAATGGTAAGGACATTAATAtcattttattaaaattttgaatgGAGAATTTATCATTAATGTTTGACTAGTTAATGAAAGTGGtaaaatgtatatatttatgTTGATCTTGGTTCCTAATTTTTGataattacaaaataaatggatgttACTTACATCTCCTCAAAggccttttcagaaatgaaacaaatcaggttcaaagattaagcacatttgaaagggacaaagtatgctaaaactgtcggacgcacaaaaagactgcatcgacagtccgacaaccattgagtatcttcggacgcagaaaatcagCCTACCAGACTTCCTAacgaattgaagaagaattcccagttttacatcataccttcggacgcagaaaatcagcataccggacgtccgaaagaattgaagaaaaactcTTTatctcactgcctgctgtcggacgcaaaaaacaggactaccGGACGTCCAATACTCCGACGACTAGTTGACTCTTTAACTattttctatccgttggaagcattaataagGCACTTtattggtcctatataaatagtggttggt contains:
- the LOC113761693 gene encoding tRNA 2'-phosphotransferase 1 isoform X3, whose amino-acid sequence is MKDNATRERHRGRGGGSGGGKDKIDALGRLLTRVLRHMASELNLNMRNDGFVKVDNLLKLSLKTFANVPLRSHTVDEVREAVRRDNKQRFSLVEENGELWIRANQGHTITTVETESLLKPILSADEVPVCVHGTYKRNLESILEQGLKRMKRVHVHFSCCLPTDGEVISGMRRDVNILIFLDVRKALEEGMKLYISDNKVILTEGFEGVVPAKYFQKIESWPDRKPISF
- the LOC113761693 gene encoding tRNA 2'-phosphotransferase 1 isoform X1, with protein sequence MWATLTCNSIRFLRYRLASLPPVSTSASSSRLLTRFNFVVFMEPHHNSFSQSSSSSTTFSHSSRSGGRGRGLDSMKDNATRERHRGRGGGSGGGKDKIDALGRLLTRVLRHMASELNLNMRNDGFVKVDNLLKLSLKTFANVPLRSHTVDEVREAVRRDNKQRFSLVEENGELWIRANQGHTITTVETESLLKPILSADEVPVCVHGTYKRNLESILEQGLKRMKRVHVHFSCCLPTDGEVISGMRRDVNILIFLDVRKALEEGMKLYISDNKVILTEGFEGVVPAKYFQKIESWPDRKPISF
- the LOC113761693 gene encoding tRNA 2'-phosphotransferase 1 isoform X2 translates to MWATLTCNSIRFLRYRLASLPPVSTSASSSRLLTRFNFVVFMEPHHNSFSQSSSSSTTFSHSSRSGGRGRGLDSMKDNATRERHRGRGGGSGGGKDKIDALGRLLTRVLRHMASELNLNMRNDGFVKAVRRDNKQRFSLVEENGELWIRANQGHTITTVETESLLKPILSADEVPVCVHGTYKRNLESILEQGLKRMKRVHVHFSCCLPTDGEVISGMRRDVNILIFLDVRKALEEGMKLYISDNKVILTEGFEGVVPAKYFQKIESWPDRKPISF